A single region of the Pseudalkalibacillus berkeleyi genome encodes:
- a CDS encoding DUF4190 domain-containing protein: MDRATQTNNKSIISLILGILSIALPIIGFVLGIIGIFLSRKASKEIKQTNEQGKGIATAGFVCSVVGVIIQFCGMLFIFAISFFAVSGFHA; this comes from the coding sequence ATGGATCGTGCTACGCAAACGAATAATAAATCTATTATTTCACTGATTCTCGGTATTCTCTCTATTGCATTGCCGATTATTGGATTTGTACTGGGCATCATTGGTATTTTCTTATCAAGAAAAGCATCTAAAGAAATCAAGCAAACGAATGAACAAGGAAAGGGGATTGCGACAGCAGGTTTTGTATGCAGTGTCGTAGGTGTCATCATACAATTCTGTGGAATGCTATTTATTTTCGCCATTTCCTTCTTTGCTGTAAGTGGATTTCATGCATGA
- a CDS encoding FMN-binding negative transcriptional regulator, protein MYIPTHFQIDDDQTCFNIMKDNSFATLFSQHEGIPFATHLPLMVSDDHKELIGHFARPNPQWEDIQGQTVLATFHGPHCYISPSWYETDRSVPTWNYVTVHVYGSIELIHDHEEVLESMNKLVSKYEAPSSPYQLENIDPKYLTGMSKGVQGFRMKITKMEGKAKLSQNHSENRQQLVVEQLEKQKQTDEQKIAALMKANYSK, encoded by the coding sequence ATGTATATTCCTACTCATTTTCAAATTGATGATGACCAGACGTGCTTCAACATAATGAAAGATAATAGTTTTGCAACACTTTTCTCGCAGCACGAAGGTATTCCTTTTGCAACCCATTTACCTCTTATGGTAAGTGATGATCATAAGGAATTAATTGGCCATTTTGCGCGTCCTAATCCACAATGGGAGGATATTCAAGGTCAAACAGTTTTAGCTACTTTTCATGGACCTCATTGTTATATTTCTCCCTCTTGGTATGAAACAGATCGTTCTGTTCCTACATGGAATTATGTGACGGTACACGTTTATGGAAGTATTGAGCTCATCCATGATCATGAAGAGGTATTAGAATCAATGAATAAGTTGGTATCAAAATATGAAGCACCTAGCAGTCCATATCAACTTGAAAATATTGATCCTAAGTATTTAACAGGTATGAGTAAAGGTGTTCAAGGGTTCAGAATGAAAATAACGAAAATGGAAGGGAAAGCAAAGTTAAGTCAAAACCATTCAGAAAATCGACAACAGCTTGTCGTTGAACAACTAGAGAAACAGAAACAAACTGATGAACAGAAGATTGCTGCACTCATGAAAGCCAATTATTCGAAATAA
- a CDS encoding NAD-dependent epimerase/dehydratase family protein, whose amino-acid sequence MNIESKNVLITGVTGTLGERVAKSFISKGANVRGLIRNEKDADKFLKYGMNTVVGDLSDVHSIIEATKHVDIVIHCAAYLGDDRENAVLSNVVGVDHLAQSALKAGVKKFIHISSISVYGEPEEGSYDESSPLCDAHNEIYVETKVKSERILYKYLSKGLDVMILRPGAICAEENSYWGDRQIYRMIETETVDWVHTEDVISWVHADNLVEMIHLVLLNGTKGQAYNAIDGNFDEKDFRMKFIKALNKKYKRPNRNIERPIYSNAKIKEIGYVPVKTFADTISNLEKMAISRKSNH is encoded by the coding sequence ATGAATATTGAAAGTAAAAACGTGCTTATAACAGGGGTGACGGGTACTTTAGGTGAACGCGTCGCTAAAAGCTTCATTAGTAAAGGGGCAAACGTAAGAGGTCTCATCCGAAATGAAAAAGATGCAGATAAATTTTTAAAATATGGGATGAATACAGTGGTTGGCGATTTATCAGATGTTCATTCAATAATTGAGGCTACGAAACATGTTGATATCGTCATTCACTGCGCTGCTTATTTGGGTGATGATCGAGAGAATGCAGTCCTATCAAATGTTGTTGGAGTAGATCATCTTGCTCAGTCAGCTTTAAAGGCGGGGGTAAAGAAATTCATTCATATTTCATCTATATCTGTATATGGTGAACCGGAGGAGGGGTCTTATGATGAGAGCTCTCCTTTATGTGATGCACATAATGAGATTTATGTTGAAACGAAAGTAAAGTCTGAACGTATACTTTATAAATATTTATCAAAAGGGCTCGACGTCATGATTTTAAGGCCGGGAGCAATCTGTGCTGAGGAAAACTCTTATTGGGGAGACAGGCAAATCTATAGAATGATAGAAACGGAAACGGTAGATTGGGTACATACAGAAGATGTTATTTCTTGGGTCCATGCTGATAATTTAGTAGAGATGATACACCTCGTATTATTAAACGGGACAAAAGGTCAGGCCTATAACGCAATTGATGGAAATTTTGACGAAAAGGACTTCCGAATGAAATTCATTAAAGCATTAAATAAAAAATACAAACGACCGAATCGAAACATTGAACGACCGATTTATTCCAATGCAAAAATAAAGGAAATAGGTTATGTCCCAGTCAAAACATTTGCTGATACCATCTCTAATCTTGAGAAAATGGCAATAAGCAGAAAATCAAATCACTAG